In Paenibacillus phoenicis, one genomic interval encodes:
- a CDS encoding PucR family transcriptional regulator: MEIKLLKQQVESVIGTSLSESVWEAKDWNDVVRAANSSEPGPYRVDERWVWFVEHQQGSVRVLESEAATVTESEARLIQMLLTAARETATPSPNLKREDEMRSIQLGEWLEERLEQGELTQPLPDHLTLKVKLKGRMLPFLLNWESSGQGQAISFSKLNKLLKSYFGGEVILAPLKEAWLILLGEELFMSLREESEEAAETERDLMAALCQGLYELVTNEWVGGFHLTVGSALIAETELVSATLFLRQTLALGRMFNVTAPIHFPWELRLERLVYSIPEEQRRQFALELGDRADLLQDEEIRTTLETFFALDCNVSETAKRLYIHRNTLLYRIDKFKQETGLDVRTFNDAVLVKLELLLYKVTKRP, translated from the coding sequence ATGGAGATCAAATTGCTAAAGCAACAAGTGGAGAGCGTCATCGGTACGTCGCTGTCGGAGAGCGTTTGGGAGGCAAAGGACTGGAACGATGTTGTTAGAGCAGCGAATTCCTCGGAGCCCGGGCCATATCGCGTGGACGAACGATGGGTATGGTTCGTGGAACATCAACAAGGAAGCGTACGCGTACTTGAATCGGAGGCTGCCACAGTAACGGAGTCTGAGGCCCGATTGATTCAAATGCTCCTGACTGCTGCCCGAGAAACGGCAACCCCCTCACCTAACTTGAAGCGGGAGGATGAGATGCGCAGCATCCAGCTGGGCGAATGGCTGGAGGAGCGTTTGGAGCAAGGGGAGCTGACCCAGCCGCTGCCTGATCACTTGACCTTGAAGGTGAAGCTCAAGGGAAGGATGTTGCCCTTTTTGCTGAATTGGGAAAGTTCGGGGCAAGGACAGGCCATTTCATTTTCGAAGCTGAACAAGCTGTTGAAGAGTTACTTCGGAGGCGAAGTGATCCTGGCTCCGCTAAAAGAAGCTTGGCTGATTCTGCTGGGCGAAGAGCTGTTTATGAGCCTGCGGGAGGAGAGCGAAGAGGCGGCGGAAACGGAACGTGACTTGATGGCAGCTTTATGCCAAGGCTTATACGAGCTTGTGACGAACGAATGGGTTGGAGGATTTCACCTTACGGTCGGAAGTGCCTTAATTGCTGAGACCGAATTGGTCTCCGCCACGTTGTTCTTGCGTCAGACGTTGGCCCTCGGCCGGATGTTTAATGTAACGGCCCCCATCCATTTTCCCTGGGAGCTGAGGCTGGAGCGGCTGGTGTACAGCATACCGGAGGAGCAACGTCGGCAATTTGCTTTGGAGCTTGGGGATCGCGCAGATTTGCTGCAGGATGAGGAGATACGGACCACGTTGGAGACGTTTTTTGCGTTGGATTGCAATGTGAGTGAAACCGCGAAACGGCTATATATTCACCGAAACACGTTATTATACCGGATAGATAAATTCAAACAGGAAACTGGGCTGGATGTAAGAACGTTTAACGACGCGGTTTTGGTCAAGTTGGAACTGCTATTGTATAAAGTGACGAAAAGGCCTTAA
- a CDS encoding ABC transporter ATP-binding protein produces the protein MAGVRLEHIYKKYPGAAKATVEDINLDIKDKEFLVLVGPSGCGKSTTLRMIAGLEEITEGKLYIGDRVVNDVAPKDRDIAMVFQSYALYPHMNVYQNMAFGLKLRKVKKDEIDRRVREAAKILDIEHLLDRKPKALSGGQRQRVALGRAIVRDPQVFLMDEPLSNLDAKLRGQMRAEITKLVKRLETTCIYVTHDQIEAMTMGDRIVVMHDGIIQQAASPEELYNQPGNIFVAGFIGSPTMNFVNGTLVEEAGTVRFKATNMDVVVPQGKATILRDKGYIGKDVIMGIRPEDIHEEPVFLEASPQTTFTANVYLTENLGHEMQLYLNGAGSDGLIARVDGRSNTREGDNVKLAIDMNKIHIFDKETERNVFFS, from the coding sequence ATGGCAGGCGTACGTTTAGAACACATTTACAAAAAATACCCGGGTGCTGCTAAAGCAACCGTAGAAGACATCAACCTCGATATCAAGGATAAGGAATTCCTCGTACTGGTAGGACCTTCCGGTTGCGGTAAATCCACAACGCTTCGGATGATCGCTGGTTTGGAGGAAATTACCGAAGGTAAATTGTACATCGGCGACCGCGTCGTAAACGACGTTGCTCCGAAAGACCGCGACATCGCGATGGTATTCCAATCCTACGCGCTGTATCCGCACATGAACGTATATCAAAACATGGCGTTCGGTTTGAAACTTCGTAAAGTGAAGAAAGACGAAATCGACCGTCGCGTTCGCGAAGCGGCAAAAATCCTCGACATCGAGCATTTGCTGGATCGCAAACCGAAAGCTCTTTCCGGTGGTCAACGTCAACGGGTTGCCTTGGGCCGCGCCATTGTCCGCGATCCTCAAGTGTTCCTGATGGACGAACCGCTTTCCAACTTGGATGCTAAGCTGCGCGGTCAAATGCGCGCGGAAATCACGAAACTGGTTAAACGTCTGGAAACGACTTGCATCTACGTAACACACGACCAAATCGAAGCTATGACGATGGGTGACCGGATCGTCGTTATGCATGACGGTATCATCCAACAAGCTGCTTCTCCAGAAGAGCTGTACAACCAACCAGGCAACATCTTCGTAGCTGGCTTTATCGGTTCGCCTACGATGAACTTCGTCAACGGTACTTTGGTGGAAGAAGCGGGCACCGTTCGTTTCAAAGCTACCAACATGGACGTTGTTGTGCCTCAAGGCAAAGCAACGATCCTGAGAGACAAAGGCTACATCGGCAAAGACGTTATCATGGGTATTCGTCCTGAGGACATCCATGAAGAGCCAGTGTTCCTGGAAGCTTCGCCGCAAACGACATTTACTGCTAACGTGTATCTGACGGAAAACCTGGGTCACGAAATGCAATTGTACCTGAACGGTGCAGGCAGCGACGGTTTGATCGCTCGTGTGGACGGCCGTTCCAATACACGTGAAGGCGACAACGTTAAACTGGCGATCGATATGAACAAAATTCATATCTTCGACAAAGAAACAGAACGCAACGTGTTCTTCAGCTAA